In Opitutaceae bacterium, the sequence GTCATCGAGAACGTGCTCTTCGAGGTCGGCTTCAACGGCTACTTCGGCGGCATTTTGCTCTTTTTGCTGCTTTCCCTGACAACGGGAGCCCTCGTGCTCTCGCTGGGCACGCTGGCCCTGTGGCTGCACCCGTATGTGTTTCATGGATACGTGGTGATCGTGCTTTGGGCGACATTTGCCCTGCGTGACCTGCTGAGGCACGGGCGGGTCGTCCGTCAGGCGATTGAACGTGGCGACCTTAAGGCCGCGCGGACGGGAGTCTCGATGTTGGTGGGCCGAGACACCGATCGCATGGATGCAACCGCCTGCGGCCGGGCCACCATCGAGAGCGTCACCGAAAACCTCGTGGATGGCGTCCTTTCCCCGCTCCTGTATGCACTCGTGTTCGGGCCACTGGGCGCAGTGCTGTACAAAGTCGTGAGCACGATGGACAGCATGGTGGGATACAAGTCGGATCGTTACCTGCGCTTCGGCTGGTGCGGCGCACGTGTGGATGATGTGCTCAATTTTCCCGTCGCCCGTTTGTCGTATGTGCTCCTCGTGGTCACGTCGGCCATTCTGCCGGGCTTCGATGCTCGGTCCGCTTTGCGGGTGGGCTGGTCGGATCACCGGTGGCTTCCCGGCCCCAACAGCGGCTGGCCCGAAGCAACCGCTGCCGGAGCGCTTCGCCGCAGGCTTGTCGGCCCGATTTTCAAAGGCGGCCAGCTTGTCAACGAACGCTGGATTGGCGACCCCGCTCGTCCCGAGGGCGGGACGGCTGACGACTTGGTGCGCACCGAGCGACTTGTCTGCTTCGCCACCTTCCTTTTCCTCACTTTTTCCACCCTCGTTATTTTATTCCTGTGACCCAATCCGCCTCCTCATTCCTCGTCATTGGTGAACGCACCAACATCACTGGTTCGCCGAAATTTGCAAAAGCCCTGAAAGCCGGAAACTGGCGTGAGTGCGTGGAGATCGCGCGTCAGCAGGTTGAGAATGGCGCGAATATCATCGATGTGAACGTCGATGAAGCGCTCATCGACGGCGAGGCGACGATGGTGCGATTCCTCAACCTGCTCGCCAGTGAACCCGACATCTCGCGTGTGCCCGTGATGATCGACTCCTCAAAATGGACGGTACTTGAAGCAGGGCTCCGGTGCCTGCAGGGCAAGGGCGTGGTGAACTCCATTTCGCTGAAGGACGGCGAGGCGGAATTCCTGCGTCGCGCGCGCCTGATTCGCCGTTACGGCGCGGCGGCCGTGGTGATGGCATTCGACGAGCAGGGCCAGGCGGCTTCGCGCGACGAGAAGGTCCGCATCTGCACACGCGCGTACAAGCTGCTGACCGAGAAGATCGGCTTCCCCCCGGAAGACATCATTTTCGACCCGAACATCCTCACGGTCGCAACCGGCATCGAGGAGCACAACCGCTACGCCCTCGATTTCTTCGAGGCGACCGAGATCATCAAAAGGACGCTTCCCCACGCGAAGGTTTCGGGCGGCGTCTCAAATGTC encodes:
- the cbiB gene encoding adenosylcobinamide-phosphate synthase CbiB, whose translation is MSPLADVWHQLTAPVLSDTYLYWALGAVVLDLLIGDPVFRLHPIRLLGDWLRVIENVLFEVGFNGYFGGILLFLLLSLTTGALVLSLGTLALWLHPYVFHGYVVIVLWATFALRDLLRHGRVVRQAIERGDLKAARTGVSMLVGRDTDRMDATACGRATIESVTENLVDGVLSPLLYALVFGPLGAVLYKVVSTMDSMVGYKSDRYLRFGWCGARVDDVLNFPVARLSYVLLVVTSAILPGFDARSALRVGWSDHRWLPGPNSGWPEATAAGALRRRLVGPIFKGGQLVNERWIGDPARPEGGTADDLVRTERLVCFATFLFLTFSTLVILFL